In Musa acuminata AAA Group cultivar baxijiao chromosome BXJ2-8, Cavendish_Baxijiao_AAA, whole genome shotgun sequence, one genomic interval encodes:
- the LOC103996014 gene encoding chloroplast sensor kinase, chloroplastic isoform X3, whose product MLPSAIAAANSLFYCIDPRFPTRLHLIHTNPVLLGLHNPSPFRPKSTTSRYASPIFRIHSSLHPVALTDSNDAAELVPSSAAAVAAAIQRASPSSPVVFTQRVEKQGKEGLVLPSPDFQRLCLEQLDLFRMVVDPDAVLSVYVRPAGSYIMDQLELRRVVFYPETDVSESADCVILVGNFSIPSGLRAAEAALSKQKVEVISGTGALVLPMVKHPFVVGFLVAELPKKDLDSCENVDSGELCVPFCSPKDDSLGGAPYSSKKPWEIEAFSEDLMKAYGQFTTEQRSRAIVISQSLATAYVMDQKAMLLQQSSWQNSVRMNHLIEQIRAPLSSIRALTKMLSVHVKRSEISYDIIEDLLMQGDHMKDALQQLQDSAYLTKVNIVRYNEETIKKMHDPKFSHQELSRSLPSENDSSENKTYSMKKMEPVLPLSSGKKDLAMPMPPLWLVPLKQNITRQTMCCF is encoded by the exons ATGTTGCCCTCCGCCATCGCTGCGGCGAACTCGCTCTTCTACTGCATCGATCCCCGCTTCCCTACACGTCTTCATCTCATTCATACTAATCCCGTTCTTCTGGGACTACACAACCCCTCGCCTTTTCGGCCCAAATCGACCACAAGCCGATACGCTTCTCCGATCTTCAGAATCCACTCTTCTCTCCATCCCGTGGCCCTCACAGACTCGAACGACGCCGCGGAGTTGGTCCCCTCCTCCGCCGCGGCGGTGGCCGCCGCCATCCAGCGGGCCTCGCCGTCGTCGCCGGTGGTGTTCACGCAGCGGGTGGAGAAACAGGGGAAGGAAGGGCTTGTCCTGCCGAGCCCTGACTTCCAACGCCTCTGCCTCGAGCAACTCGATTTGTTTCGCATGGTTGTGGATCCGGACGCCGTCTTGTCG GTGTATGTCAGGCCAGCTGGCAGTTACATAATGGACCAGTTAGAATTACGGCGAGTTGTTTTTTATCCAGAAACTGATGTTTCTGAAAGTGCAGACTGTGTGATATTAGTTGGTAATTTTTCTATACCATCAGGTTTACGTGCAGCTGAAGCTGCTCTCTCGAAACAGAAA GTGGAAGTGATATCTGGGACTGGAGCTCTTGTTCTGCCAATGGTTAAGCATCCATTTGTTGTAGGATTTCTAGTTGCAGAACTACCAAAGAAGGATTTGGATTCATGTGAGAATGTGGATAGTGGTGAACTGTGTGTGCCCTTTTGCTCACCTAAAGATGATTCTTTAGGTGGAGCACCGTATTCTAGTAAGAAACCCTGGGAAATTGAGGCTTTCAGTGAAGATTTGATGAAAGCTTATGGCCAATTCACAACTGAACAAAGATCAAGAGCTATTGTGATTTCTCAATCTTTGGCCACAGCATATGTCATGGATCAG AAAGCAATGCTTCTTCAACAGTCTTCTTGGCAAAATAGTGTCAGAATGAATCATCTGATTGAACAA ATACGTGCACCTCTTTCTAGCATTAGAGCTCTGACAAAAATGTTATCTGTTCATGTCAAGAGAAGTGAG ATTTCATATGATATCATCGAAGACTTACTTATGCAGGGTGATCATATGAAAGATGCCTTACAGCAGCTTCAAGATTCTGCCTATCTCACCAAG GTTAATATAGTACGATACAACGAGGAAACAATAAAGAAGATGCATGATCCTAAGTTCAGCCACCAAGAATTGTCAAGGTCACTGCCATCTGAGAATGATTCAAGCGAGAACAAAACATATAGTATGAAGAAGATGGAACCAGTGCTACCACTAAGCTCTGGAAAAAAAGACCTAGCAATGCCGATGCCACCTCTTTGGCTTGTCCCACTAAAACAAAACATTACCAG
- the LOC135620437 gene encoding quinolinate synthase, chloroplastic-like: MDPEVQGILTAAQKLWPHIHISDSSVMADRAVKMAEAGCKYIAVLGVDFMSENVGAILDQADFKKHSGIYLQVSELFKFCLAMIREFDIYAVLEAASNSPPSLHVIYINTSLETKAYGHELVPTITCTSSNVVQTVFQDGNCIVHDMFGHEVVERIKELYCDAFLTAHFEVPGEMFSLAMEAKRRGMGVVGSTQNILDFIKNQLPQFVDYWVQGNQDVKQSPVLSDSVSRTSMNGSRGLNSAIPSDIKELAVVPGVANGEGCSIHGGCTSCPYMKTSV; this comes from the exons ATGGATCCAGAGGTCCAAGGCATATTGACTGCTGCACAGAAGTTGTGGCCTCACATCCATATATCTGATTCCTCGGTAATGGCAGATAGGGCTGTTAAAATGGCAGAAGCTGGATGCAAATATATTGCAGTACTTGGTGTGGACTTCATGTCTGAAAATGTTGGTGCAATACTTGATCAGGCTGATTTTAAGAAG CACAGTGGAATATATCTTCAGGTCTCTGAACTTTTCAAATTTTGTCTTGCTATGAT CAGGGAGTTTGACATATATGCAGTTTTGGAGGCAGCTTCAAATTCACCTCCTTCATTGCATGTGATCTACATAAATACTTCCTTGGAGACTAAGGCCTATGGACATGAACTGGTGCCTACAATCACTTGTACTTCATCTAATGTTGTGCAGACAGTTTTTCAG GATGGTAACTGCATTGTGCATGATATGTTTGGTCATGAAGTAGTGGAGAGAATAAAAGAGCTGTACTGTGATGCATTCTTAACAGCTCATTTTGAAGTTCCTGGTGAAATGTTTTCTTTGGCGATGGAAGCAAAAAGGAGAGGAATGGGAGTTGTAGGTTCCACCCAAAACATTTTGGATTTCATTAAAAACCAG TTGCCGCAGTTCGTGGATTACTGGGTTCAAGGGAATCAAGATGTAAAACAATCTCCAGTCTTATCGGATTCAGTATCAAGGACATCAATGAATGGGTCTCGTGGTCTAAATTCTGCTATACCAAGTGATATCAAAGAACTTGCTGTTGTTCCCGGTGTCGCAAACGGTGAAGGGTGCTCTATTCATGGAGGTTGTACTTCCTGTCCGTATATGAAG ACCTCGGTGTGA
- the LOC103996012 gene encoding serine/threonine-protein kinase AFC2 isoform X1, with translation MEIECLKEFPHPLMDRRPRKRPRLGWDVDPLTAAKAQIGILCGQEVNLKSLVPSGGASDHTCASQSAKDQERDASPPWRGDDKDGHYKFELGENLTSRYKIHSKMGEGTFGQVLECWDREREEMVAIKIVRGINKYREAAMIEINMLQQLGKYDKNASRCVQIRNWFDYRNHICIVFEKLGPSLYDFLRKNSYRSFPIDLVREFARQLLECVAFMHDMRLIHTDLKPENILLVSPEYIKVPDYKVSSRSPKQGSYFKRLPKSSAIKVIDFGSTTYDRHDNSYVVSTRHYRAPEVILGLGWSYPCDIWSVGCILVELCSGETLFQTHENLEHLAMMERVLGPLPSNMMRLAARDAERYVRRGHLNWPEGATSRESMKAVLKLPRLQLFFVESGDAALRSFSWGLHRSFTGASEIRSCRPIGSKRSSLASFLHKKSLTHVSN, from the exons ATGGAGATCGAATGCTTGAAGGAGTTTCCCCACCCTCTGATGGATCGCCGGCCCCGGAAGCGCCCGAGGTTAGGGTGGGACGTTGACCCCCTTACCGCGGCCAAG GCTCAAATAGGTATCTTATGTGGACAAGAAGTTAACTTGAAGAGCTTGGTTCCTTCGGGGGGTGCTTCAGATCACACTTGTGCATCCCAGTCTGCAAAGGATCAGGAACGAGATGCTTCCCCTCCTTGGAGAGGAGATGATAAAGAtggacattacaagtttgaacttGGAGAAAATTTAACCTCTCGCT aTAAGATTCACAGCAAAATGGGTGAAG GTACCTTTGGGCAGGTTCTGGAATGTTGGGATAGGGAAAGGGAGGAAATGGTAGCCATCAAAATTGTCCGGGGCATCAATAAGTACAGAGAAGCTGCTATGATAGAGATTAATATGCTGCAACAGCTTGGGAAGTATGATAAGAATGCAAGTCG TTGTGTGCAAATACGGAACTGGTTTGACTATCGTAACCATATCTGTATT GTATTTGAGAAGCTTGGTCCAAGCTTATACGATTTTCTACGCAAAAACAGTTATCGCTCATTTCCAATTGATCTTGTCCGCGAGTTTGCCAGACAACTATTGGAATGTGTAGCAT TTATGCATGACATGCGCCTCATTCACACTGATTTAAAGCCTGAGAATATTCTTCTTGTTTCTCCGGAGTACATCAAAGTACCTGATTACAAA GTGTCATCCCGATCTCCGAAACAGGGTTCCTACTTCAAGAGATTGCCAAAATCAAGTGCCATCAAGGTGATTGATTTTGGAAGCACAACTTATGATCGTCACGACAATAGTTATGTAGTGTCTACGAGACATTATCGGGCACCTGAGGTTATCTTGG GACTTGGATGGAGCTATCCCTGTGATATTTGGAGCGTCGGTTGTATTCTTGTTGAACTTTGCTCA GGTGAGACTTTGTTTCAGACCCATGAGAACTTGGAACACCTGGCCATGATGGAGCGGGTTCTTGGACCATTACCTTCTAACATGATGCGACTTGCAGC CCGAGATGCCGAGAGGTATGTTCGAAGGGGTCATTTGAATTGGCCCGAGGGTGCAACCTCAAGAGAGAGCATGAAAGCTGTGTTGAAACTTCCTCGGCTGCAG CTTTTCTTTGTAGAATCTGGTGATGCAGCACTCAGATCATTCAGCTGGGGACTTCATCGATCTTTTACAGGGGCTTCTGAGATACGATCCTGCAGACCGATTGGCAGCAAACGCAGCTCTCTTGCATCCTTTCTTCACAAGAAATCGCTAACTCATGTATCCAATTGA
- the LOC103996012 gene encoding serine/threonine-protein kinase AFC2 isoform X2 — MEIECLKEFPHPLMDRRPRKRPRLGWDVDPLTAAKAQIGILCGQEVNLKSLVPSGGASDHTCASQSAKDQERDASPPWRGDDKDGHYKFELGENLTSRYKIHSKMGEGTFGQVLECWDREREEMVAIKIVRGINKYREAAMIEINMLQQLGKYDKNASRCVQIRNWFDYRNHICIVFEKLGPSLYDFLRKNSYRSFPIDLVREFARQLLECVAFMHDMRLIHTDLKPENILLVSPEYIKVPDYKVSSRSPKQGSYFKRLPKSSAIKVIDFGSTTYDRHDNSYVVSTRHYRAPEVILGLGWSYPCDIWSVGCILVELCSGETLFQTHENLEHLAMMERVLGPLPSNMMRLAARDAERYVRRGHLNWPEGATSRESMKAVLKLPRLQNLVMQHSDHSAGDFIDLLQGLLRYDPADRLAANAALLHPFFTRNR, encoded by the exons ATGGAGATCGAATGCTTGAAGGAGTTTCCCCACCCTCTGATGGATCGCCGGCCCCGGAAGCGCCCGAGGTTAGGGTGGGACGTTGACCCCCTTACCGCGGCCAAG GCTCAAATAGGTATCTTATGTGGACAAGAAGTTAACTTGAAGAGCTTGGTTCCTTCGGGGGGTGCTTCAGATCACACTTGTGCATCCCAGTCTGCAAAGGATCAGGAACGAGATGCTTCCCCTCCTTGGAGAGGAGATGATAAAGAtggacattacaagtttgaacttGGAGAAAATTTAACCTCTCGCT aTAAGATTCACAGCAAAATGGGTGAAG GTACCTTTGGGCAGGTTCTGGAATGTTGGGATAGGGAAAGGGAGGAAATGGTAGCCATCAAAATTGTCCGGGGCATCAATAAGTACAGAGAAGCTGCTATGATAGAGATTAATATGCTGCAACAGCTTGGGAAGTATGATAAGAATGCAAGTCG TTGTGTGCAAATACGGAACTGGTTTGACTATCGTAACCATATCTGTATT GTATTTGAGAAGCTTGGTCCAAGCTTATACGATTTTCTACGCAAAAACAGTTATCGCTCATTTCCAATTGATCTTGTCCGCGAGTTTGCCAGACAACTATTGGAATGTGTAGCAT TTATGCATGACATGCGCCTCATTCACACTGATTTAAAGCCTGAGAATATTCTTCTTGTTTCTCCGGAGTACATCAAAGTACCTGATTACAAA GTGTCATCCCGATCTCCGAAACAGGGTTCCTACTTCAAGAGATTGCCAAAATCAAGTGCCATCAAGGTGATTGATTTTGGAAGCACAACTTATGATCGTCACGACAATAGTTATGTAGTGTCTACGAGACATTATCGGGCACCTGAGGTTATCTTGG GACTTGGATGGAGCTATCCCTGTGATATTTGGAGCGTCGGTTGTATTCTTGTTGAACTTTGCTCA GGTGAGACTTTGTTTCAGACCCATGAGAACTTGGAACACCTGGCCATGATGGAGCGGGTTCTTGGACCATTACCTTCTAACATGATGCGACTTGCAGC CCGAGATGCCGAGAGGTATGTTCGAAGGGGTCATTTGAATTGGCCCGAGGGTGCAACCTCAAGAGAGAGCATGAAAGCTGTGTTGAAACTTCCTCGGCTGCAG AATCTGGTGATGCAGCACTCAGATCATTCAGCTGGGGACTTCATCGATCTTTTACAGGGGCTTCTGAGATACGATCCTGCAGACCGATTGGCAGCAAACGCAGCTCTCTTGCATCCTTTCTTCACAAGAAATCGCTAA
- the LOC135620063 gene encoding leucine-rich repeat receptor-like serine/threonine/tyrosine-protein kinase SOBIR1: MPPPPSTAFFLSYPLWMSATFSFFIGFTIGILLFFLWWSVVRLSRFVVHRRTLSRILAEEQAPANAASVFSPMLRHPDTIPFFQHLQHEGLPFLAQIIGRGGCGEVYKAEIFVENRTIPVAIKKIDHLAATGAASVCQEESELLNIHTRQIRSEILTVGRMRHPSLLPLLAHVPKPDCHYLVYEYMPNGSLHDVLKQRSLQWPVRYKIALGIAAGLEYLHMVHRPQVIHRDLKPANILLDCNLNARIGDFGLAKVVHEMMSGPVASNNVAGTLGYIAPEYYQTMTCTAKCDMYSFGVILAVLVTGRFPSDQFFQATDEMCIVGWLRNVLRSADPAAAIDWRLMGNGFEEQMLLVLKVAYFCTYDDPAERPNSRDVKLMLSQIKPY, translated from the coding sequence ATGCCGCCGCCTCCTTCGACGGCCTTCTTCCTGTCATACCCTCTTTGGATGAGCGCCACCTTCTCCTTTTTCATCGGCTTCACCATCGGCatactcctcttcttcctctggtgGTCCGTCGTTCGTCTCTCCCGGTTCGTCGTCCACCGACGCACCCTTAGCAGGATCTTGGCCGAAGAGCAAGCTCCTGCGAACGCTGCCAGTGTCTTCAGCCCGATGCTCCGCCACCCGGACACCATCCCCTTCTTCCAGCATCTCCAGCACGAAGGCCTACCCTTCCTCGCCCAGATCATCGGCCGGGGCGGGTGCGGCGAGGTATACAAAGCCGAGATCTTCGTCGAGAATCGGACGATCCCCGTAGCCATCAAGAAGATCGACCACCTTGCCGCAACTGGCGCCGCCAGCGTCTGCCAGGAGGAGTCGGAGCTCCTCAACATCCACACGCGGCAGATACGGTCGGAGATACTCACCGTGGGGCGGATGCGCCACCCCAGTCTTCTTCCTCTGCTGGCCCACGTCCCCAAGCCCGACTGCCACTACCTCGTGTACGAGTACATGCCGAACGGGTCTCTGCACGACGTCCTGAAGCAGAGGAGTTTGCAGTGGCCGGTTCGGTACAAGATCGCGCTCGGCATCGCCGCCGGCCTCGAGTACCTCCACATGGTGCACCGGCCACAGGTCATCCACAGGGACCTGAAGCCGGCGAACATACTGCTGGACTGCAACCTCAACGCCCGAATCGGCGACTTCGGGCTGGCGAAGGTGGTGCACGAGATGATGAGCGGGCCGGTGGCCTCCAACAACGTGGCCGGCACGCTGGGCTACATAGCGCCGGAGTACTATCAGACGATGACCTGCACCGCCAAGTGCGACATGTACAGCTTCGGGGTGATACTGGCGGTGCTCGTCACCGGCCGGTTCCCCAGCGACCAGTTCTTCCAGGCGACGGACGAGATGTGCATCGTGGGGTGGTTGAGGAACGTGCTGCGGTCGGCCGACCCGGCGGCGGCGATCGACTGGAGGTTGATGGGGAATGGGTTCGAGGAGCAGATGCTGCTGGTGTTGAAGGTTGCTTACTTCTGCACATATGACGACCCCGCCGAGAGGCCGAACAGTAGGGACGTCAAATTAATGCTGTCACAGATAAAGCCCTACTAA